From a region of the Candida albicans SC5314 chromosome 1, complete sequence genome:
- the RPL42 gene encoding 60S ribosomal protein eL42 (Putative 60S ribosomal subunit protein; colony morphology-related gene regulation by Ssn6; Spider biofilm repressed) gives MVNVPKTRKTYCKGKECRKHTQHKVTQYKAGKASLFAQGKRRYDRKQSGYGGQTKQIFHKKAKTTKKVVLRLECVVCKTKAQLPLKRCKHFELGGDKKQKGQALQF, from the exons ATGG TTAACGTTCCAAAAACTAGAAAGACCTACTGTAAAGGTAAAGAATGCCGTAAACATACCCAACACAAAGTTACCCAATACAAAGCTGGTAAAGCTTCTTTGTTCGCTCAAGGTAAAAGAAGATATGACAGAAAACAATCCGGTTATGGTGGTCAAACCAAACAAATTTTCCACAAGAAAGCCAAGACTACCAAAAAAGTTGTTTTGAGATTGGAATGTGTTGTCTGTAAAACCAAGGCTCAATTACCATTGAAAAGATGTAAACATTTCGAATTGGGTGGTgacaaaaaacaaaaaggtCAAGCTTTACAATTTTAA